TAGGGCAGATGGCGCCCGAGATAGCGTCTGTGCGCGGGCACCTCGTCGGTGAGCCGCTTGCGTGGCGCCACCCAGTGCGGCTGACGTTGAAATACCGTCAGGTGATCCACCTGATCGACACACGCGTCGACGATCTGGACCGCCGTGCAGCCGGCACCGATGATCGCCACCTTCTTGCCGGTGAGGTCTATTGAGGAATCCCAATGCGCCGAGTGAATGCTCCTGCCCGCAAACGTTTCCCGTCCCCGAACATCGGGCCAGCGCGGGCGGTTGAGGTAGCCGGCCGCGGTGACGACGACGCTGGCGTAGCTGACGTCGCGAGTGCCGTCGGCGTCGACGAAGTGGATCTGCCACTGGTTGCGATCGGCGTCCCACCACAACGCCTCGACCTCGGTGCCGAAGCGGGTCCGCTCACGCAGCTTGTACTTGTCGGCCAGCGCCATCAGGTAACGCTGGTACTCCGCACCCTGCGGGTAGTAATTGCTCCAGTCGGGGTTGATTTCCCACGACAGCGAGTAGTACGCCGACGGTGTGTCGACGCCGATGCCCGGATAGGTTGTGGTCAGCCAAGTTCCACCGACTTCTTCGTTGCGATCGAAGAGTTCGTAGGACACTCCTTCATTTGCGGCCGCCAGCGCCACGCTCATTCCCGCGATCCCCGCACCGATGATGGCGATCTTCGTCGTCTCTGGGATCGGCGCCGTCCGCGGCAGCGTCGGCCGTGAGCGGTGAAAGCCGCCCTGCTCCAACAGCAAGTCCACCTGCTCGTCGTCGATCTCGGAACCTAGCGCGACCGGCAGTAACCGGGCAAAGAACTCTCGGTCGTCGGCGGCCACCGCGTCGGCGGACCGGGGCTGATGCAGCGCCTCGATGACCGCGTGCACCAGGGCGTCGGCGGTATCCGCGTCGGTGACGCCGGCGCGCTCGGGCGGGTCAGGAATATGGGAGATTTTGGGCGCATACGTCTCGAGCACCGATGGGTCCCCGGTCAGCTGCGCGAGCACCGCCACCAGCACGCCCGGGTCAGCCTGCCGCAAGTTGTCCCGCAGCTCGCCGGGGTCAACGGCGGCGGGGCCAGTCGGCGTCGTCGATTCTCTGGCGGCGGCGGTCATGCCCTCGAGTATGGAAGCCTGCCGTGGCGGCGCGCGGCCTGCTGTCTACTGAGCGGGACATGATTAAGTCCCCGGTGACATCCCTCGCCTACCCTCTGGTTCGCGGACCGAGTGCGGTCGGTCGAGTCGCGCCCACCCCAGTCCGATGTTCCACTGACTGGGCATCCGCAGTCCTCTCGGAGCCGCACCGAGGTTGACTCACTCCATGAGTCATGACATCACGTTGCCAGAGCTACAAGAGTTCATCGCGGGCTTCTGGTATCACTACGACGAAGCGCACTACGACGAGCTGGCGGCAAGCTACGCCAAGGACGCGCATTACCTGACGCGAAGCGATTCCGGAGCCAGCCCGTTCGAGGACTTGATGTCGCCGGAACTGCACGGGCGTGACGCGGTGATGGAATGGCTGTCCGAGCATCGTAAACAGAGCCCATACCCGTTGCGCCACCACGCCACAAACGTGCATCGCACCGGAACCGAGGGGGACGTCACCCGAGCGCGTTTCTACATCTTCGTCAATCAAATCGCCAACTTCGTCCCGTTCGCGGTGTCCAGCGGCGTCGTCAACGTCGGCGTTCGGCGCGAACCCGCCGGGTTGTTGTTCACCGAGATGGATGTCGTCCTCGACGCCACCAACTCGGTCCTGCTGTCGGAGCTCGGCGCCGACAGCGTCGCTGGTTCGTGAGCGCACGCGAAACATTCTCTGGCGGCGTCGCCGTGATCACCGGTGCTGGCGCCGGGATCGGCGCGGGCCTGGCGCGGTATGCCAGCAGTCTGGGCATGACCGTCGTCTTGGCGGACATCGACGCTATTGCGATCGCCGCGTTGCGCGATGAACTTTGTGCCGCGGGTGGCACGGCGGTAGACAGCGTGTGCGATGTGCGCGACCCGGAAGCCCTGGGAGAACTCGCCGATCGCGTCTACCGTGACGTCGGGCGGGTTCGGCTGCTGGTGAACAACGCCGGCGTCGAGCAGTTCGGCTACCTGTGGGACACGCCGATCGACAACTGGCGGCGCGTCGTCGAGATCAATATCAGCGGAGTCTTTTTCGGCGTCCGGGCATTTCTGCCGAAGATGATGGCCACTGACGAACAGGCCTGGGTGTGGAACCTGTCGTCAGTCGGGGGCGTGGTGGCAATTCCGCTGCAGGCGCCCTACATCATGAGCAAACACGCCGTGCTCGCGTTGACCGAATGCTTGCATCTCGATGTTCAATCGGCCGGCCACGACCACCACATCCACGTGCAGGCCGTGTTGCCCGGCGCGGTGTTGTCGAACATCTTCGAGTCGGCGGGCGGCGTCGACTCGAACGCCGGCGACGTCGCTGCCGCCGAAGCGCAGCGCTTAGCGATGCTCGACATCAAGGCGGCGGCCATGGATCCGCTGGCGGCCGCCGAGACGGTGTTCGAGCAGGCCGTCGAGGGCCGTTTCTATTTGCTCACCCAGCAGTCCGTCGCGTCGGCGATGGCGGATCGCGCGAATGTGCTTGCCGCACAGCGTTCTCCGGCACTGAAATGATGCCACAACTTGATCCCGACGCCGCCGCGCGGGTGGCGGCGTTCGGACCGGTGCCGCCGATGCGCGAACGCGGGCTGGCTGCAGTGCGCGCAGCGGTCGAATCCGCGCCGCTGCACGACGAGATGCCCGCGATGGCCAGCATCGAGGACGGGGCCATACCCCGGCCCGGCGGATCGATTCCTATCCGAATCTACCGGCCCACAGGCGATTCCGGTCAGCCTGCGCTGGTCTACTTTCATGGCGGCGGACTCGTCATGGGTTCCAATCATTCTTTCGAGCCGCTGGCCCGCGAGCTCGCGTCGTCGTCTTGTGCTGTCGTCGTGGCCGTCGACTATCGGTTGGCACCTGAGGCGCCACCGCCCGCGCAATTTGACGACGCGTACGCCGCCACCGAGTGGGTAGCGCAACACGCAGACAACCTCGGCGTGGACGCCGCCCGGGTTGCGGTGGTCGGCGACAGCGCGGGCGGTTCGCTGGCAGCCGCGGTCGCGCTGGCCGCACGTGACCGCCAAGGCCCGGCAATCTTTGCACAGGTGCTGTTGTATCCGGGCTTGGATCGCGACATGACCGCACCTTCGGTCGTCGCGCTTCCTCGTGCCCCGCTGCTGGTCCGCGACGACATCGACTTCATGCATGCCCTCGCCGACGGCGATGCCGGCCCGCCCCGAGATCCGTACCTCGTTCCTGCCTACGCCTCCGACCTGTCCGGTTTACCGCCGGCGATCGTGGTCACGGCGGCGTGCGATCCGATCCAGGACTGGGGTGAGCGCTACGCGGCCAGGCTGCGCGACGCCGGCGTGCAGACCACCACAACCCGGTATCCCGGTATGTACCACGGCTTTCTCATGCGCTGTGACGCAACCCAGCGCGGACAGTTGGCCATCGCGGAGATCGGTGCGCTGCTGCAGGCGAAGTTTGCGAACCCCGTCCGATTCGATGTCCCGATCACCGGACATGACAGCGCCGCGACGCGGTGACATCACCCACAATCACGCCAATCCAGTATTGGCAGAAGGAGAGAGCTGATGCTCACTGACGAGCGACGGATGAAGCTTTCTGATGTATTACGGCCGGCGGCACCGCCCCGCGAAATCGACAACGTCTACACCGATGACCAACGCGAGCGCCTGCTCGATGTTGTGCGCACCGAGGGTCCGTGGAAGTTGATCATCGCGCAACACTTCGCGTCGGCCGACGAACTGATGGCAACGATGAGCGGTGCCTTCCCCGAAGGCTTCGAGCCGTCACTGGACCTGTTTCTGACGCCGACCTTTCGCGGCTACCTGGCCAATTACGGCGCGGTGCTCCATCCGCAACTGCACGACTGTTTCTACAACCCACAGTTTCTCGACATGGCGAAAAACTATTGGAATGCCGAGTACGCCAAGCCTCAGCTGATGCTGTTCAATATCAACGGCCCATGTGCGAATCGCGATCCGGGACACCTGGATTCGCCAAGCTTCCGCGGGGTGCGATACGAGAATGCGCCGACTTGGCTCACCAGCGTGATGGGTAAATCCGGCCTGTTTCAGGAGTACCTGATCAAGATGGCCCAGGTGATCACCTGGTTCTCGCTGGACCACGGCAGCGGATTCACCTTTTGGCCCGACGGTCCGCTGCGAGCACCTAGCCGTGTGCTGCCGCCGATCAACAACCGGGGCGTGGTGGTGCAAAACGAGATGATGGTGCACCGCGGCGAAGCGAACGGCCCACTCGAGCAACAGATTCCACCAGATTTGGCGTTTGACACCGTGTTCACCGGCGATCCCGACGACCGCGACTATTGGCTGCTGAAGAACGGCGACAAGTCGATCGCGCGACACCACACCGACGAGTTGCGGTTCTTGGTGCACTGGTCGGCAGAGGTGTTCTCCGACTACGACGAGCTGAAGAAGAATATGGAAGGCTCCCATGACCTGACCATCGAGCAGGCGATCGACACCATGGTCAAAGACGTCAATGCTCAAGGCATCAAGCTGGCCATGCCGGAAGACCCGCTGCATGACCCGGAATTCATCCGCACCCTCAACGCGGCCTACGACTTGGGTGGTCCGTCGATCTATCCGCAGGATGCGCCGATCAGCGCCTTCCAACTGGCGTGACCTCGATGAGCAGCCTCCAGCGTTATACCGGTCGTCGCGTCCTGATCACCGGCGCGGGCTCCGGTATCGGGCAGGCGAGCGTTCTGCGGATCCTCGAAGAAGGCGGCCACGTCGTCGCCGCAGACATCAGCCAGGCGGGGCTGAAAGACACCGTCGCCGAGGCTGAGCCTCACATCGATCGACTCAGCACTCTGATCATGGATGTCGCCGACGAAGACTCCGTGAAAACCGCTGTTGCTCAAGCAGTTATGACGCTTGGCGGCCTGGACACTTTGGTCAACGCGGCAGGAATCCTACGATCGGCTCATTTCGAGGAAACCACGGCGGATGACTTCGAACGCATACTTCGAGTCAATCTCGTCGGTACCTTCCTGGTCACGCGCGAAGCGATCCGCGAATTGCGCAAAGGCAACCGACCTGCGGTGGTGAACTTTACTTCGACGTCAGCCCAGTTTGCCCACCCATACATGTGTGGCTACGCCGCTTCCAAAGGCGGAATCCTGTCGATGACCCACGCGCTGGCGCTGGAGTTCGCCAAGGAGGGCATTCGGTTCAACTGTGTGCAGCCTGGATCGATATCATCCGGAATGACCGATGGGACAGGCCAATCCAAACAAAGTGTCGGCGCCGGCCTGCCCGCTGACGCCGACTATTCGTTATTCGCCAAGGTACAGCCCATGCTCCCGTTGGACGGCGGCGCACAGTTCGCCCCACCGGATTCCGTCGCTTCTGCTGTGGCGATGCTCGGCTCAGGTGACGCCTATTTCATTACGGGCACTGAGCTTCGCATCGACGGCGGCACACACATGTAAACCGCAGTCAACGAGCCAATTCGTCGATAATCGGCAGAGTGCCGCTTTCGACGGCTGTGTCGATCGAGTCGCGTAGGTCAGAACACGCCAGGAACACCCCCTGCAACTGAGGGGCAAGTGCTGCAGTCTGGTGCCGCTGCAAACACGTCGCCGTCGCTTCAGCGTTCCATTGAATACTGGTTTGTTGCCAACTGCTCTTGCGGACCAGCACCCGGACACCGCAGCGCTGGCAACTCACCGGCAGCAGCGGCGCCTCTTGCAAACGGTTGTCGCTGCAACTGGTCATGCTGGCGAGGTTTGCCCGATCCCGGCGGCAATGTTCTCCTCGACCTGTTGCTGCCAGGCCTCCCGGGGTTTGGTGACGTCGATCTCGTACTCGAACCTGTCCACCATGTCAGCCGCTACGTCCGCGACGTCGACGTAGAACTGCTGATACCAACGCCGTAGCTGATACACCGGGCCGTCCTCTTCGCACAACAGCGGATTATCGATGCGCGCCTTCGTTTTCCAGATCTCGACATCCTGCTCGAAACCGACCTTCACCCAATCACCCAGCGCGATAGCGGTCTGCACCGCCGCTTCCTCCGACAAGTGCTCAGACTTCTTGACGATGATTCCGTATTGCAGCACAAACGAATTCGCGTCAATCGGGTAGTGGCAATTCAGCAGTACAGTCCGTTGATCCTCATGCTCGAAGTGATAGGTCAGATCATCAATCATGAACGATGGACCGAAGTATGATGCAGCCGAGGTAGTGCCTAGCATTTTCGGCTGACCGTCAGGGTTCGGTATGTCACCGCGCGGACCGCTATTCATGTATTGAGTTGCAACCTGACCTTCAAAGATATTTTTGAAATATGTCGGCATTGAACCGTGGATGTAGAAGAAATGCGCCATGTCGACGACGTTGTCGATGATTTCGCGGCAGTTCGACTTGACAACCGTGGTGTACCAATGCCAGTCAGTCCATTCCAGGCTGCCTGCGCCTTCGATCCGCGGAATGGTCGCCTCCGGCGGCGGCGGATTGCCTTCCGGATCGTTCCACACGAACAACATTCCGTCTTGCTCCAGCGTGGTCCATTTCGCGGTGCGGGCCAGTTTGGGCACCCGCTTGCTATAGGGCACACGCTTGCACCGGCCGTCACCGCCCCAGCGCCAATCGTGAAACGGGCAGGCGATTTCGTTGCCCTTGACGTGGCCGCGGGTGAGGTCTCCACCCATGTGCCGGCAGTACCCGTCGAGCGCGTTGATGTTGCCGTCGCCGCCCCGGAAGACCACCAGCTTCTGACCGAACGCATGAACTGCGTGCGGCTCGCCGTCTCCGAACTCGTCGATAAGGCCCAAGCAGTGCCAACCACGTGCATACCGGGACGGCGCCGCAGCTGCTTCGATCCGACGGACCTCGTCGGCATTCAGCTCCAACGTCATGCTGTTGTTGTACAACCGCGTGTCCGCTCGTGACACGGACCGTCCCGCTGGCAGGGAGAAAGCACTCGCAAAAGCGGAACGGCGGCCTAACGTCGTGGCTGTGACGACTGCTTTATCAGCCACGATTCCAGCCGGTATGCCGTTGCGGGACACGGTGGTCGACCTCCTCGTCGTGGGCTCGGGCACAGGAATGGCAGCGGCGCTTGCCGCCCACGAGCGCGGATTGACGGTAATGATCGCGGAGAAGTCGTCCTACGTCGGTGGCTCGACCGCGCGATCCGGCGGCGCGCTGTGGCTTCCGGCCAGCCCGATGCTCGCCGACAAGAATGCCGGCGACAGCCTGCGGCGCGCCGAAACCTACCTGCAGTCCGTGGTTGCCGGCACCGCACCAGACGAACGATCCTCCGCCTATCTGCGGAATGTGAACTCCATGATCGGCATGCTGCAGCGCACCACGCCGATTCGTCTCAGTTGGGCCAAGGACTATTCCGACTACCACCCGGAGGAGCCGGGCGGAACCGCCAGCGGGCGCACCTGTGAATGTCGTCCGCTGAATTCCGCAATCCTGCGGGAGTACCGGACCCGCCTGCGACCGGGTGTCATGGAGGCCAACGTCCCGATGCCCACCACCACCGCCGACTATCGGTGGATGAACCTGATGGCACGAGTTCCTCGCAAAGGCGTGCCCACCGTTGCCAAGCGCCTGGCCCAAGGAGTCGGTGGCCTGCTGATCGGACGACGTTACGTCGCGGGCGGGCAGGCTCTGGCCGCAGGACTGTTCGCCGGTGTTGTCCGCGCGGGAATCCCCATCTGGACCAGCACCGAGCTGCAGCGGCTGACCGTCGACGACGGGCGAGTCACGGGCGCAGTCGTCGTCCATGACGGACGCGAGATCGCGGTCACCGCGAGGCGCGGCGTGGTGTTGGCGGCCGGCGGGTTCGACCACAGCATGGCGATGCGGTGGAAGTTTCAGTCCGAATCCCTTGGCGAGCACCTGAGCCTAGGGGCCGACAGCAACACCGGTGACGCAATCCATGCCGGTCAAGATGTCGGTGCCGCAACCGATCTGATGGACCAGGCATGGTGGTTTCCAGCCGTGGCACCGTTGCCCGGAGGTACACCGTCGGTGATGCTGGCTGAACGATCACTTCCTGGTTCGCTGATCATCGACCAAGACGGCACCCGATTCATCAACGAGGCCACCGATTACATGTCGTTCGGGCAGTGCCTGCTGGCGCGGGAGCGCTCGGGCAATCCGGTGGAGTCGATGTGGATCGTCTTCGATCAGCAGTACCGCAACAGCTACGTCTTCGGTGGCGCGCTGTTCCCGCGCATGCCGATTCCACAGTCGTGGTATGAAGCCGGGATCGCCCATCGCTCGGATGATCTGGCTGAACTTGCCGAGATGATGGGTATTCCCGCAAAGACGTTCAGCTCGACCATGACGCGGTTCAACGAGATGTCGCGAACCGGAAATGACCCCGACTTCCACCGCGGCGACAGCGCCTATGACCGCTACTACGGGGATCCGACCATCGGCCCCAACCCCAACCTCCGTGCCCTCGAACGGGGGCCGTTTTATGCGGTGAAAATGACACTGAGCGACCTCGGGACCTGCGGCGGTCTGCGCGCCGATGACCGCGCTCGCGTTCTGCGCGAAGACGGCAGTGCGATCGAAGGCCTGTACGCGATCGGCAACACCGCGGCCAACGCGTTCGGAGCGACGTACCCCGGCGCCGGCGCGACGATCGCGCAGGGACTGGTGTACGGCTACATCGCCGCGCTCGACGCCGCGTCGAGCTGATTACGACATGACGGTCGAAAGGGAACTGGCGCAACTCACGTCGCTGTATGGGCCGCTGACCGATTCGCTGCGCCGACTCATCGACCTGAGCATCCGAACCGAAGCAGACCCCGCGACGGTCACCGCGGCGAAGGCCAAGATCGACAGTGCCGCCGACGATCTCAGCACCTCGGTGTCACCGGGATCATTCGGCGTCCGGCAGTCCGGCGACCACCAGCCGAAGACATGGGGCAACGTCCTGATCGGATTGCGCAACCCCATCGCCCCTCCCCTGGTTGTTCAGCACGGCAACGACGGCCAGGCATGGGCCGAGCTCACCCTTGGCGCGGCTTACGAAGGCCCCGCAGGACATGTGCACGGCGGGGTATGCGCCCTGATCCTCGACCACGTCCTCGCTGCGACCGCCCACCAACCCGGCAGGCCCGCCGTCACCGGCACCCTCTGCGTCCGCTACCTGCGAGGCACTCCGCTTGGCTCGCTGCACGCAGAGGCGCGCATCGAACGAGTAGAGGGCACAAAGACATTCGCCGTCGGACATATTGCCGACGCAAAGGGCATCACCGTACAAGCTGAAGGCGTGTTCATCTACCCCCGGGACGGGGCACCGTGACCTCGGACCGGCCGCTGGTGGCCGGGAATCAACGACGCCGTCGGCGTCAGTTCGTATCCTCCGCGTCCGCCCGCCGTTCGACCTCGTACCAGTAGTCGGTAGACGGCCACGCAACCTTTTGACCGTCCACCTTGCCGGCTTGTTCAAAATCAGCCTGCGCCTCGTCGAGATCTTTGATCATTTTCAGCGCAAGCTCCCGTTCTGACGCGTAATAACGTTCTGCCCACTGAAGTGCGACCCGGCCGTAGGCCCAGCTGGGTTCGAGCGCTGCCCATCGTGCATCTCTTGCCGCTTGCTGATGGACCTTGTCCACCTCGCTGACGTAATCCTGCAGAATCTGTCGGAGCCGAGTGGGGTTGGTCAGATGTCCCAACGTCACCCGCAGCACCGCCGGATGTTTGATGGAAGGCAACTCGACAGGTTCCTCATCGGCCCAACGCCGCACCGCATCAAAACCGGCCTCGGTGATCCTGTAGACCCTGCGGCTGCGCGTCTCTCCGCTGTTCTCGACGCGTGATTCGACCAGTCCCAGCTTCTCGAGCTTCTTCAGCTCGGTGTAGATCTGGCTGTACGCCGGACTGCCGTAAAAGAACCGCATGCTCCAGCTGATCCACTTGCGGATGTCGTAGCCCGTCAGTTCCTGCTCGTATGAAAGGACGCCCAACAACGCCCAACTGGTGGCGGCGAGATTGGGTTTGTCCTGCTCATTCATCCCGCAAGGCTACCTTGGGGCAGGTGGGCTACCTGTGCGTCTGCCGCTGACCGGGACAGCGCGCGACCCGGGCCAGACCCTATGGCCTGAACTCAGCCGCGGGCAGGCGCGAGCCGCTTGAGTGCCAACCCGCCTTCGAACGGCCGGTAGCCGAACGCCGCCGGGGCGCGATAGCCGGTGTCCTCGAGCGGCTTGTGCACCTCGTCGACCGTCGGGCCGATCTTGGCGGCCACCGGCGTGAGTGCTTCGATGTCGAACCGGTACAGCCGAGCAGCGTTGTCGCCCAGGATCTTCCGGCATTCGTCCGTCGACCTGTCGTGCAGGGCCCACCGGATGGCCAGCTTCGAGTGCGGCGTGAAGCCCTCCTCGTGGGGGTAGTCGCTGCCCCACATGATGTGCTCGGCGCCCATGAAGTCGATCATTCCCGAGTCGAACGGTGCCAATTCGCTTGCCAGATAACAGTTCCGCTGCGCGTATTCGCTTGGCGTCAGGGTCAGCTCGTCGACCGACGATCCGCCGAACATGCCGTAGGTGCGGTTGCCCGCCTCGGACTTCATCGTCGGCACCATCGCATCGAGGATTGCGAGTGTTCCAGGCACCCACATCGTGCCCTGCTCGGTAGGCACGAACCGTAGTCCCGGGTAGCGCTCGAAGACGCCGGCCAGGATCAGGTGTCCGAGGGTCCGGTTGGCCCACATTGCCATCTCAGTGACCAGCACCGCATTCGACGCGGGTTGATCCATCGGCATTTCTGGACTGCCGGCACCCGCGTGCTGAACCACGGTCAGGTCGAGTTCTTCACACAGTGCCCATAACGGGTCGTACCTCGTATGGAACAGCGGCGCGACATTAGGGTCCCCCGGGGACACCGGCGGGACCAGCACTCCACCGAAGCACCCTTGCTCTGCGCCCCAACGGATTTCGTCGAGCGCGTGATCGATGTCATTGGGAAAGATTTGGATCAGACCGCGGCGCCGGGTTGGCGCCAACGAGCAGAAATCGATTTGCCAGCGGTTGTGCGCTTGCACTCCGGCCCAACGCTTTTCGAATTCGTCGCGGGTCCGTGGCAGGCTGATGGTGATGTTCGGGGTAGTGGGGAAGAACGACGGGACGGTGTTGGGCAGCAGCACCTCCGCGGCCACCCCGTCGGCGTCCATGTCCGCGATCCGCAGGTCGCTGTCCCAGTTCCGGTTGGCCGTCGCGATGATGAGGTCGTCGAATGGGCTGACGTAGGTCTTGGCCCAGGCGTCGAAGTCGTCGTGCAGGGCCGCAGGCAGGTACGGCTTGTAGTCGCCGATGTCGGCACCGGCGTGGGTGTCCGTCGAAATGACGACGTAGCGATCTATGGTGTCCCGAGTTGTAGGCATCGCGTCCTCCGGCGTTGTCGCAGTACGAGGCTAGCGTTCCGGATTAACGAACCGCTGCAAGATCGCCATCTCGTTGAGCGGACCTGTGATCACACGACTCCACGCAGGCCGTCGGCGCCGAACGCCGGCTCCAGCATCGCGGTGAAGTCCGGGCCGCGGCGCAGCAGATGCCCGCCGTCGACGTTGATGACCTGCCCGGTGACCCAACTGGCGGCGTCGCTGAGCAGGAACATGGCCATGTTGGCGATGTCTTCGGCCTCGCCGACTCGCGGCAACGGCGTGCACGCCGCGTAGTCCTGCGACAGTTCGGGCGAGTCGGTGATCGGCGCAACCATGTCGGTGCGGATCAGACCCGGACGGATGCTGTTGACCCGAACCCAGGACGGTCCGAGTTCGTCGGCGGCCAACTGCATCAGGTGGTCCAGCCCGGCCTTGGTGACGCCGTAGGCACCGAACCAGCGGTGGGTGTTGCTCGACGCGATCGACGAGATGCCGACGAACGATCCGCCCCCGCCGCGCACCATTTCCCGGGCGCAGTGCTTGAGCACGTACATCGTGCCGTTGATGTTGAGGTCGACGGTACGACGCCAGGCGTCGGAGTCCATCTGGGTGATCGGGCCGATGGTCAATGAGCCACCGGCGCAGTGCACCGCCCCGTTGAGTCGGCCGTGCCATGCCGTCGCCGCTTCGACCGCGTGGGCGACCTCGTCCTCGTCGGTGACGTCGGCGGGCTCGAAACGGATCGCG
This genomic stretch from Mycobacterium paraterrae harbors:
- a CDS encoding amidohydrolase family protein; its protein translation is MPTTRDTIDRYVVISTDTHAGADIGDYKPYLPAALHDDFDAWAKTYVSPFDDLIIATANRNWDSDLRIADMDADGVAAEVLLPNTVPSFFPTTPNITISLPRTRDEFEKRWAGVQAHNRWQIDFCSLAPTRRRGLIQIFPNDIDHALDEIRWGAEQGCFGGVLVPPVSPGDPNVAPLFHTRYDPLWALCEELDLTVVQHAGAGSPEMPMDQPASNAVLVTEMAMWANRTLGHLILAGVFERYPGLRFVPTEQGTMWVPGTLAILDAMVPTMKSEAGNRTYGMFGGSSVDELTLTPSEYAQRNCYLASELAPFDSGMIDFMGAEHIMWGSDYPHEEGFTPHSKLAIRWALHDRSTDECRKILGDNAARLYRFDIEALTPVAAKIGPTVDEVHKPLEDTGYRAPAAFGYRPFEGGLALKRLAPARG
- a CDS encoding SDR family oxidoreductase gives rise to the protein MQLSFEGRTYLVTGGGSGIGKGVAAGLVASGASVMIVGRNADRLAAAVEELDPVAADGGAIRFEPADVTDEDEVAHAVEAATAWHGRLNGAVHCAGGSLTIGPITQMDSDAWRRTVDLNINGTMYVLKHCAREMVRGGGGSFVGISSIASSNTHRWFGAYGVTKAGLDHLMQLAADELGPSWVRVNSIRPGLIRTDMVAPITDSPELSQDYAACTPLPRVGEAEDIANMAMFLLSDAASWVTGQVINVDGGHLLRRGPDFTAMLEPAFGADGLRGVV